The genomic interval GGAGTGCCAGCCAAAAAAGACGGCATCCTGCGCCTTGTAAAGTCGATAGCCGAAGTCGCGGGATCGAAAGTGGACATCGACCGTGCTTTTGCACTTTGGTGGCCCGACCTGGAAAAGAGAATCTCCGCGATCCCAGATTCGGATGAGAAGGTCTCACAACCGGAGCCTCCGGACGTGAACGAAATGTTCACCGACATCATGTCGTCGATTCGGGGGTTGTCGACCGATGTTCGTCACAACTACCCCGGCGACCGAGTCCCGCTGGCGGAATATACGGCCATGGCGGTGATCCTTGCCGAGAACGACAAACTGCGCGCGGATGTCGCGAGCGGGGTGTCGGGTGCGGTCCGGTATCTGCGCGAACATGCTCGCGACGAGATGCGTCACCGCAACCACACGGCGAGGCAGAATCGTCAGGATCGCGCACGGAGAGAATTCAAGCTTGAAGAGTTGGCTGCTGAGGCTGAGCTGGACGCGGCCATGGCCGCACAGGATGAAACCGAAGACACAGAGCGCTAAGTGATTCTGCATGGACGATCTCGAACGTCAGCGGCGGCTACGACTGGAGCGTGACGCACTGCTCGATACGCCGAACTGCCTGGCCTGCCTGCACCGGATGGAGCCCACCGATGTCGACGGCGTGCCCGTGTGGCAGTGCCCGGAATGCGGGACCACACAACCGGCGTAGCGCCCATGTGATCGGGTGTCCGGCCCCGCACTTATGCTGATGCTATGTCGGCCTCGCCCTCGTGGATCAGCAGGCGGTGGAAGTCCCGCCGCTCAGCTGAAGAGCGCGCGAAACGCATTCGCATGCTCAACGCTGAACTCGACGTCCGACGGGTGGCTTCTTCCGACCGCACCAAGACCATCGAGACCAAGGCGACCTTCGTTGTCGCCGTCGCGGCGCTCCTGGCGTCCGTCACGGGGTTGTCGCTCGTCACTTTGGAGACATTTCTTGTCGGACTAATCCCATTGGGGCTGATGGTGGCCGCCGTGGCCTCGGCGATGATGGCGCTGTGGCCACGCAAACTCGACGTGCCGTCGGCACGCTCATTGGTCGATACCCAGGTCGAGTCGCCCAAGACAGCCGACGAGCTCGACGATTTCATTCTCGAAGTCAAGGCCAAGGAAATCACCAAACGCGACGACCAGACGGAGGAGCGCGCGAAGCACACAGCACGCGCCTTCAAGTTCGTGTTCGCCGGACTGGTTTTCACGCTGTTAGTAGTAGCCCTCAACGCCCTCAGCCCTATCTGGAGTAGCAATGACGAAGCCGAACCCACCCAAACCCCAGTCAGCACCCAAGCCCCAACCACGCCCTGACGTGTCGATGGTGATGAATACGCTGACACACAGCGACGACACGCCATTGGAAACACGATGAGCGACGACGAGAAGCCGACGCCCGCGCCGTCTCGCCCCGACGTTGAGGCCGTGTTCAGGGAAGTCATGGCATCGCGGCATGACGAGCCGAAGGGGCAAAGCGATGAGTGACGCCACGACATCCCCTCCCGCACAGACGCCAGGGCCCGCGTCTGCGTCGGCTCGTCCTGACGTGGGGATGGTGTTCGAGACCCTGCTTGCATCGGGCGACCCGGGATCGAAGGAGAAGCCGTGAATAGAGAAGCGAATCCGACTCCGCCGCCGCCCAAGCCCGCACGCCCGGACGTCGACCAGGTTTTTAAACAGGTGAGCGAGAACAAGCGTCCGCCGCGACCGCGCGAGGCTGATTCTCAGTCGGACTAGGGCCCGAGCCGCTGTTACCTCGGGCGGTTTGCGCGCTCTTGTGGGATCACATAGCCGGGAGAAGCCGTGCTTCTGATTGCCTTAGATGCGATGTTGGAGGCTTCTAGTACCCTCTTGTTTACATCGACGTGACTGGGAGTTGTTATGGATGACGATCTGGACCTCGAAATCGAGGCGATGGGGAAAGTGTCGAAGGCGATTGGCGGGCTCGAAGAAGAGGTGCGCAGCCGGGTCATTCGTTGGGCCGCAGAGCGATATGGGGTTGCCCTTGGTGCGGCACCACGCAAGCAAGCCGCTGGCGGCGGGGTGGGCGTAGGCGAGGGCCTCAACGGTGGGGGGCTCGATGATGAGGAAGCACTCGACGAGCCCAGCGTCAGCGAAGACCACACCTGGAACCATTTCGCTGAGCTCTACCACGCATCGGGCGCATCTACTCACCCAGAGGGAATGCTGGTAGCCGCCTACTGGGTCCAAGCGCTCCAGAAGCACGAGTCCTTCGGATCCTTTGAACTCAACCAGCTCCTCAAAGATCTGGGGCACGGGGTGACAGGCACTTCGAAGGTTATGACGTCGCTCATCGCCAAGAAACCCGCGCTGATCCTCCAGCTCAAGAAATCCGGTAAGACTCAGCAGGCGCGCAAGACTTACAAGCTCACGGACGCGGGCAAGAAGGCTGTCGAGCAGATGATCGCGAATGGCGCTTGACCCGAAAGAAGCGTTCAGCGCACTCCCGCCGACGCTCGTGGCGGATCTGCTCGACGCGTTTCAGCAGGTTGTCAAGAACTATGCCGAGCATCGGTGGGAGCCGTCCGAGCTGAACGGCGGGAAACTCTGCGAGGCCGCTTACACGATCCTCGCGGGTTACTTCGCGGGGGCGTATGAACAGCGTTCCCACAAGCCCAAGGACATGGTTAGCGCCTGCCGAAACCTGGAGAAGGAGCAGGGCCCGCGCTCGGCACGTATCCAGATTCCTCGTATGGTCATGGCGCTTTACGAAATCCGCAACAATCGCGGTGTCGGTCACGCAGGTGGTGACGTGGACCCGAACCACATGGACGCCACGGCAGTGATCTACATGAGCAAGTGGGTGGTAGCCGAGCTCGTCCGCCTGCTCCATGGGCTGACGACAGACGAAGCTGCCGATCTGGTAGATGCCCTCGTAGAACGTGAGGTGGCCCTGGTCTGGCGGAACGGCGACAAGCGGCGCGTATTAGCTACAGGTTTGAGCTTACGCAAGGGCACCTTATTGCTTCTGTCCGGTGTGGTGGACGCGCGAGAGTCAGACCTGGTTTCCTGGCTTGAGCAAAAACGCCCGGGCGACTACCGCAATAAGATCCTCAAGCCGATGCACAAGGAACGTCTGGTCGAGTATGACCAGGCTGCTGGGACGGTGGCACTTCTCCCGCCGGGCGTGGCGGCGGCTGAGGCGCTCATCCACGAGTTAGGGGAGCGTCGCTAGTGGCGATCAACAACTGGTGGGACTCCGACTCATCCGAGATCTACTGGATGGAAATCCGGCAGGAGCCGGTCGGTCTTGGCGACTACCTCCGAGCCCCGAAAATAGCCGGAGACGGCAATCCGTCGTGGTCGTACGAGCTTGTCTCCTACGTTCAGCCAGGTGACCGCGTCTTCCACTGGCACCGGACGAGCACTGGCGAACCTGGCATCCTCGGGTGGTCCGAAGCCACCGGACCATTGGAGACGATCACGTGGTCTTGGCAAGCGCGCGGCACGCGTGGGAGAGAACGCGGGGTGCCCACAGTTGGGCCAACCTGGGACATGCCGCTGACCAGGTATACCGAG from Microbacterium sp. H1-D42 carries:
- a CDS encoding toll/interleukin-1 receptor domain-containing protein, coding for MKVFISWSGPRSQKLADALREWLHDVIQSVECFCSTEDIRAGQRWNNEVNSWLGETDFGVLCVTSENVKAPWLNFEAGALAKRINDDARVVPVTLGFAPSALDEPLKQFNGVPAKKDGILRLVKSIAEVAGSKVDIDRAFALWWPDLEKRISAIPDSDEKVSQPEPPDVNEMFTDIMSSIRGLSTDVRHNYPGDRVPLAEYTAMAVILAENDKLRADVASGVSGAVRYLREHARDEMRHRNHTARQNRQDRARREFKLEELAAEAELDAAMAAQDETEDTER
- a CDS encoding zf-TFIIB domain-containing protein, whose amino-acid sequence is MDDLERQRRLRLERDALLDTPNCLACLHRMEPTDVDGVPVWQCPECGTTQPA